The proteins below are encoded in one region of Scatophagus argus isolate fScaArg1 chromosome 24, fScaArg1.pri, whole genome shotgun sequence:
- the LOC124055340 gene encoding protein Shroom2-like isoform X3, protein MERLERPSHPYPPGRLSPAKHVSSTEPLCGSGGKKDSGLSCFSSSSSPPVHDSSTSGRKGTNTENIFFRGLQSEGPLQAERPRYLQPMLGNGGWEGPRAEEQPASRVSIAGRPGVSPIWQVPEKKKSQSPPPPPPPLRSDSFVATKVFPYSEGPGGPAKNKGRSVEKLTDSNDQNGLRSHQEKTSEVRHSLNPLPTKDFLHTSLAADHNHNELHPNKLFSQSSNDVRQSHYTQLPAHQRQYSDESPLYLQTRSAPPTKVQSVGSYYRSLQDLPTNTFSRKQVRYSTASVASSAANPNPENGGHNRYYGLPSKHSVQTAELQARQSKAEGWRGGTEKLHWVNSNEPGFQSSLKTNMKAKYSLPQFQMPYSENKERSGNGLRYEQQTSELSVQSRSPEDVAKKSEGHSNEMKRHLPTHQSNDHKVSLSKHQDPWVPQEDQRISRLKTPLLHSLAQESKTLAERQPAATTTGLISTQDTSDIMATSSGKSNRRSDRYATTLRNEIQQKRAQLQKSRSAATLTCDAEDEEAEEWRTTKASTSPGVSFSNTYKDHLKEAQARVLQATSFQRRDLEPLGPEAPVVKTSNGRIRGRKRFPLAKRTHSFSEPDKIDKVGVEGEPQTGSFVERRKFFEAKPAFSRPVLKSSQGSNLNTDLGEAKEKTPSEEARPSTDPNHLSPGHKQEILEQQRLGTFAEYQATWNKQKKSSESKAQGRYHSAENILDADAGETAVCIHERSRSSPSADFYTQNIPSAWRDPHSQQSTYTYIGKTESRLQYQHDHRPESVPSVPRNECLVPALPHHRTKPDSANPCHTTHSSGSRSLSPGSQHSSHPPQTKGLLPPPRPHIGPETTSSSSLEFLSGAQSHPTAVQPLSSSSSATQHHAAAQNSSAGPAPASSPHLSRASGADTSRGGAENEERPQPPSSSSPFSSWTAALPLPADRARSPSPQFAPLRLTDKPPAVLVQDDSPRRSEIHVTLPAEMDVNSSVKKVPVRIVRSESSSERRGTDYLPLSGVSEPPPHILPPSTPERPTSPLFSAYSRQTDQVQESVPESHSAGALRSEEDAKREELARDIMGRDKSLVDILDQSGRMTTMDLMEGLFPTEEQILEEALQRRRASSSSRLTSSSPRSMDRREDEDVSVSAAASLVPSSSYYNTSAPKAELLIKMKDMKEQLEEQDSEDELDVDLASKKQELISSLAGKLEVLREARHSLQEDVEDNEALGRQVEATVQRLCQPNQLDKFRMFVGDLDKVVSLLLSLSGRLARVENALNSLEEEAPPEEKRTLTEKRKLLMRQHEDAKELKENLDRRERLVSSIMEAHLDAESLDDYRHFVKMKSALIIEQRKLEDKIKLGEEQLKCLVDSLPLEQRPPL, encoded by the exons ATGGAGAGACTGGAGCGTCCCTCTCATCCCTACCCACCAGGCCGCCTTTCGCCAGCTAAACACGTCAGCAGCACAGAGCCGCTATGTGGATCAGGAGGCAAAAAAGACTCTGGGTTGAGTtgtttctccagcagctccagcccTCCTGTTCACGACTCCAGCACATCTGGTAGGAAAGGTaccaacactgaaaatattttcttcaggGGCCTTCAGAGTGAAGGGCCCCTGCAGGCCGAGCGACCCAGGTACCTGCAGCCTATGCTCGGGAATGGAGGCTGGGAGGGACCACGGGCTGAGGAGCAGCCTGCCTCCCGGGTGTCAATTGCAGGGAGACCCGGCGTTAGCCCCATTTGGCAAGtaccagaaaaaaagaagtcccagtctccccctcccccacctcctcccctgcGCAGTGACAGCTTTGTCGCCACGAAGGTGTTTCCTTACTCTGAAGGGCCCGGCGGTCCAGCGAAGAACAAAGGTAGGTCAGTTGAAAAACTGACCGACAGCAACGATCAGAATGGCCTCAGATCTCACCAGGAGAAAACCTCAGAGGTCAGGCACAGCTTAAACCCCCTGCCCACTAAAGATTTCCTCCATACCAGCTTGGCAGCTGACCACAACCACAACGAGCTGCACCCCAACAAGCTCTTCTCCCAGTCCAGCAATGATGTCAGACAGTCTCATTACACCCAACTACCTGCCCACCAGAGGCAATACAGTGACGAAAGTCCCCTCTACCTGCAGACCAGGTCAGCGCCTCCCACAAAGGTTCAGAGTGTAGGGAGCTACTATCGCAGCCTCCAGGATCTGCCCACAAACACCTTCAGCCGCAAACAGGTCCGGTACTCCACAGCATCTGTGGCAAGTTCTGCCGCAAACCCAAACCCAGAGAACGGGGGACACAACAGATACTACGGCCTGCCAAGCAAACATTCAGTCCAGACTGCTGAACTTCAAGCTAGGCAGAGCAAAGctgagggatggaggggggggaCAGAGAAACTCCACTGGGTAAACAGCAATGAACCAGGCTTCCAAAGTTCCttgaagacaaacatgaaagcaaAGTACTCCCTACCTCAGTTCCAGATGCCTTACAGTGAAAATAAGGAGCGCAGTGGGAATGGTCTACGTTATGAGCAACAAACCTCTGAACTTTCTGTTCAAAGTCGCAGCCCAGAGGATGTTGCGAAGAAAAGTGAAGGACACtctaatgaaatgaaaagacacCTCCCAACACATCAAAGTAATGATCATAAGGTCAGTCTTTCAAAGCACCAAGACCCATGGGTGCCCCAAGAGGATCAACGAATATCCCGTCTGAAAACCCCACTTCTCCACTCCCTGGCCCAGGAAAGTAAGACTCTGGCTGAGAGGCAACCAGCAGCTACGACCACTGGTCTCATATCCACACAGGATACCAGTGACATCATGGCCACAAGCAGTGGAAAATCAAATCGCCGCAGTGACCGTTACGCCACCACCCTCCGCAATGAGATCCAGCAGAAGCGAGCCCAGCTGCAAAAGAGCCGCAGTGCTGCCACCCTGACGTGCGATGCAGAGGATGAAGAGGCAGAAGAATGGAGGACTACAAAGGCGTCTACGTCTCCTGGTGTCTCCTTCTCCAACACCTACAAGGACCACCTGAAAGAGGCACAGGCCAGGGTCCTCCAGGCCACCTCCTTCCAAAGACGTGACCTTGAGCCTCTCGGGCCAGAGGCGCCTGTAGTTAAAACCTCAAATGGACGCATTAGAGGACGGAAGCGCTTCCCACTGGCCAAGAGGACACACTCCTTCTCAGAGCCTGACAAGATAGACAAAGTGGGAGTGGAAGGAGAACCTCAAACGGGGTCTTTTGTAGAGCGGAGGAAGTTCTTTGAGGCAAAACCTGCATTTTCCAGGCCTGTGCTGAAGTCCAGTCAGGGTTCAAACTTGAACACAGACCTTGGTGAGGCCAAAGAGAAAACTCCCAGTGAGGAGGCACGTCCATCCACAGACCCAAACCACCTCAGTCCTGGACATAAGCAGGAGATACTAGAACAGCAGAGACTCGGCACCTTCGCTGAGTACCAGGCCACGtggaacaaacagaagaagTCATCAGAGTCCAAGGCACAAGGGAGGTATCACTCTGCAGAGAACATCTTGGATGCAGATGCCGGGGAGACGGCTGTGTGCATCCATGAGAGATCCCGATCGTCTCCATCTGCAGACTTCTACACACAG AATATACCCTCAGCATGGAGAGACCCTCACAGCCAGCAGAGCACTTACACCTACAT AGGGAAAACTGAGAGCAGACTGCAATACCAGCACGACCACAGACCAGAGTCGGTCCCGTCAGTCCCCAGAAACGAGTGCCTGGTTCCAGCCCTCCCTCACCACAGGACCAAACCAGACTCTGCCAATCCCTGTCACACCACACACTCCTCAGGCTCTCGCAGCCTCAGCCCTGGCTCCCAGCACTCATCCCATCCTCCACAAACCAAGGGCCTCCTGCCACCGCCCAGGCCCCATATAGGCCCAGAAaccacatcctcctcctccctggaATTTCTCTCTGGCGCCCAGTCACACCCGACAGCAGTCCAGCCTCtgtccagctccagctctgccACCCAACACCATGCAGCTGCCCAGAACTCGTCCGCCGGCCCCGCCCCGGCCAGCTCCCCTCACCTCAGCAGGGCATCGGGAGCAGACACGAGCAGAGGAGGTGCAGAAAACGAGGAGCGACCGCAGCCGCCTTCCTCTTCATCGCCGTTCTCCTCCTGGACGGCCGCCTTGCCTCTTCCGGCAGATCGAGCGCGGTCTCCCTCCCCACAGTTTGCGCCGTTGAGACTAACCGACAAACCGCCAGCCGTGCTCGTGCAGGATGACTCACCTCGCAG GTCAGAAATTCATGTGACGCTGCCAGCAGAGATGGATGTGAACAGTTCGGTGAAGAAAGTCCCTGTGAGGATCGTCCGCTCTGAGAGCAGCTCAGAGCGACGGGGGACGGATTACCTGCCTCTGAGCGGCGTCTCTGAGCCGCCGCCCCACATCCTCCCCCCGAGCACCCCAGAGCGCCCGACCTCGCCCCTGTTCAGCGCTTACAGCCGCCAGACCGATCAGGTCCAGGAGTCTGTCCCTGAGTCGCATTCGGCAGGGGCTCTACGCTCAGAGGAGGACGCCAAGAGAGAGGAGCTGGCCAGGGACATCATGGGTAGAGACAAGTCACTGGTGGACATCTTGGACCAGAGTGGCAGGATGACCACCATGGACTTGATGGAAGGACTCTTCCCCACAGAGGAACAGATCCTGGAGGAGGCCCTCCAGCGCAGGAgggcctcctccagctccaggCTGACCAGCTCATCCCCCAGAAGCATGGACAG GAGGGAGGACGAGGACGTGTCCGTGTCTGCCGCAGCCTCCCTGGTCCCCAGCTCCTCCTACTACAACACGTCGGCTCCCAAAGCCGAGCTCCTCATCAAGATGAAGGACatgaaggagcagctggaggagcaggacTCTGAGGACGAGCTGGATGTCGACCTTGCCAGTAAAAAG CAAGAGCTGATCTCCAGCCTGGCCGGGAAGCTGGAGGTGCTGCGGGAGGCGCGGCACAGCCTGCAGGAGGACGTGGAGGACAACGAGGCTCTGGGCCGCCAGGTGGAGGCCACCGTGCAACGCCTCTGTCAGCCCAACCAGCTCGACAAATTCCGAATGTTCGTGGGCGACCTGGACAAGGTGGTGAGCCTGCTGCTGTCGCTGTCGGGGCGGCTCGCCCGGGTGGAGAACGCTCTCAAcagcctggaggaagaagcCCCGCCAGAGGAGAAG CGAACCCTGACAGAGAAGCGCAAGCTGCTGATGCGGCAGCACGAGGATGCCAAGGAGCTGAAGGAGAACCTGGACCGCCGTGAGCGGCTGGTTTCCAGCATCATGGAGGCCCACCTGGACGCAGAGAGCCTGGACGACTACCGCCACTTTGTGAAGATGAAGTCGGCCCTCATCATCGAGCAGCGTAAGCTAGAGGACAAGATCAAGCTGGGCGAGGAGCAGCTGAAGTGCCTGGTGGACAGCCTGCCGCTGGAGCAGAGGCCACCGCTCTGA